The following are encoded in a window of Nocardioides houyundeii genomic DNA:
- the metH gene encoding methionine synthase: MRERVLVVDGAMGTAIQRDRPDEAGYRGERFADWPSDVQGNNDLLTLTQPDIIAAIHREYLDAGADIIETNTFNANAVSLSDYGMDELAYELNHAAAELARTVCDEVTALDPARPRYVAGALGPTTRTASISPDVNDPGARNISFDQLVDAYTTAARGLLDGGSDLLFIETIFDTLNAKAAIFAVETVFEELGRRWPVVISGTITDASGRTLTGQTTEAFWNSVRHAKPLLVGLNCALGAKEMRPYVAELSRVADTFISAYPNAGLPNAFGEYDEAAAETAAVVGEFAEAGLVNLVGGCCGTTPAHIAAIAGAVAGKAPRVVPEIQPALRLSGLEPFTVTPESLFVNVGERTNITGSARFRKLIKDGDYDTALSVALQQVDNGAQVIDINMDEGMIDGVAAMDRFVKLVASEPDISRVPVMIDSSKFAVIEAGLKCVQGKAIVNSISMKEGEDQFRAHARLCRKYGAAVVVMAFDEDGQADNLARRQAICERAYRILVDEVGFPAEDIIFDPNVFAVATGIEEHASYGLDFIEATRWIKQNLPGALVSGGISNVSFSFRGNNPVREAIHAVFLFHAIRAGLDMGIVNAGALTVYDDVDVDLRERIEDVVLNRREDAAERLLEIAETYNRKSADAEVVEDEWRSYPVGQRITHALVKGIDAYAESDTEELRAEIAARGGRPIEVIEGPLMDGMNVVGDLFGAGKMFLPQVVKSARVMKKAVAYLIPFIEQEKRDNPELATVKDTNGTIVMATVKGDVHDIGKNIVGVVLQCNNYEVIDLGVMVPPQKILDTAVEVGADIIGLSGLITPSLDEMVTVATEMQRRGLTIPLLIGGATTSRAHTAVKVDPRYEGAVVWVKDASRSVPTAAALLHAEQRPRLMADVKADYDSLRARHATKHDRPMLDLESARENRTPVEWDGYTPPVPAQPGIHVLESYPLAELRDYIDWQPFFNAWEMKGRFPDILNNPVTGEAARKLYDDAQEMLDKVIAEDWLTANAVYGFFPANAVGDDLELYVDDSRTDVLTRLHHLRQQGEHRDGVPNRALSDYVAPRETGLSDHVGGFAVTAGLGSAAHIERFRAELDDYSAILLESLADRLAEAFAERLHERVRKEFWGHAADEQLANQDLIAERYTGIRPAPGYPACPDHTEKAELWKLLDVEARTGIQLTESMAMWPGAAVSGWYFSHPQSQYFVVGRLGRDQVADYAERKGWTLAEAERWLSPNLGYDPED; this comes from the coding sequence ATGCGGGAGCGGGTGCTCGTGGTCGACGGGGCCATGGGCACGGCGATCCAGCGGGACCGCCCGGACGAGGCCGGCTACCGGGGCGAGCGCTTCGCCGACTGGCCCAGTGACGTCCAGGGCAACAACGACCTGCTCACCCTGACCCAGCCCGACATCATCGCGGCCATCCACCGGGAGTACCTCGACGCCGGCGCGGACATCATCGAGACCAACACGTTCAACGCCAACGCGGTCTCCTTGTCCGACTACGGGATGGACGAGCTGGCCTACGAGCTCAACCACGCCGCTGCCGAGCTCGCGCGGACGGTCTGCGACGAGGTCACCGCGCTGGACCCGGCCCGTCCACGCTACGTCGCGGGAGCGCTGGGCCCCACCACCCGCACGGCCTCCATCTCGCCCGACGTCAACGACCCCGGCGCCCGCAACATCAGCTTCGACCAGCTGGTCGACGCCTACACCACGGCCGCCCGGGGCCTGCTCGACGGCGGCTCGGACCTCCTCTTCATCGAGACCATCTTCGACACCCTCAACGCCAAGGCGGCGATCTTCGCGGTCGAGACGGTCTTCGAAGAGCTGGGCCGCCGGTGGCCGGTGGTGATCTCGGGCACCATCACCGACGCCTCGGGCCGCACCCTCACGGGTCAGACGACCGAGGCGTTCTGGAACTCGGTGCGCCACGCCAAGCCGCTCCTGGTCGGGCTCAACTGTGCGCTGGGCGCCAAGGAGATGCGTCCCTACGTCGCGGAGCTGAGCCGGGTAGCGGACACGTTCATCTCGGCGTACCCGAACGCCGGGCTGCCCAACGCCTTCGGCGAGTACGACGAGGCAGCGGCTGAGACGGCTGCCGTGGTCGGCGAGTTCGCCGAGGCCGGTCTGGTCAACCTGGTCGGTGGCTGCTGCGGCACCACGCCCGCCCACATCGCGGCCATCGCCGGAGCGGTTGCCGGCAAGGCGCCCCGGGTGGTGCCCGAGATCCAGCCGGCCCTGCGTCTGTCCGGGCTCGAGCCCTTCACGGTCACCCCCGAGAGCCTGTTCGTCAACGTGGGGGAGCGGACCAACATCACCGGCTCGGCTCGCTTCCGCAAGCTGATCAAGGACGGCGACTACGACACCGCGCTGTCGGTGGCGCTGCAGCAGGTCGACAACGGCGCCCAGGTCATCGACATCAACATGGACGAGGGGATGATCGACGGCGTCGCCGCGATGGATCGCTTCGTCAAGCTGGTCGCCTCCGAGCCGGACATCAGCCGGGTCCCGGTGATGATCGACTCCTCCAAGTTCGCGGTCATCGAGGCTGGGCTCAAGTGCGTCCAGGGCAAGGCGATCGTCAACTCCATCTCCATGAAGGAGGGCGAGGACCAGTTCCGGGCCCACGCCCGGCTCTGCCGCAAGTACGGCGCGGCGGTGGTCGTGATGGCCTTCGACGAGGACGGCCAGGCCGACAACCTGGCGCGCCGCCAGGCGATCTGCGAGCGGGCCTACCGGATCCTGGTGGACGAGGTCGGCTTCCCGGCCGAGGACATCATCTTCGACCCCAACGTCTTCGCCGTCGCGACCGGCATCGAGGAGCACGCCTCGTACGGCCTGGACTTCATCGAGGCCACCCGTTGGATCAAGCAGAACCTGCCGGGTGCCCTGGTCTCCGGCGGCATCTCCAACGTCTCCTTCTCCTTCCGCGGCAACAACCCGGTGCGCGAGGCGATCCACGCGGTCTTCCTCTTCCACGCCATCCGCGCCGGCCTGGACATGGGGATCGTCAACGCGGGCGCCCTGACCGTCTACGACGACGTCGACGTCGACCTGCGGGAACGGATCGAGGACGTGGTCCTCAACCGTCGCGAGGACGCGGCGGAGCGGTTGCTGGAGATCGCGGAGACTTACAACCGCAAGTCCGCCGACGCCGAGGTGGTCGAGGACGAGTGGCGCTCCTACCCCGTGGGCCAGCGCATCACCCATGCGCTGGTCAAGGGCATCGACGCCTACGCCGAGTCCGACACCGAGGAGCTCCGCGCCGAGATCGCGGCCCGCGGCGGGCGGCCGATCGAGGTCATCGAGGGCCCGCTGATGGACGGGATGAACGTCGTCGGCGACCTCTTCGGTGCCGGCAAGATGTTCCTGCCCCAGGTGGTGAAGTCCGCGCGGGTGATGAAGAAGGCGGTGGCCTACCTGATCCCGTTCATCGAGCAGGAGAAGCGGGACAACCCCGAGCTCGCCACGGTCAAGGACACCAACGGCACCATCGTCATGGCCACGGTCAAGGGAGACGTCCACGACATCGGCAAGAACATCGTGGGCGTCGTCCTGCAGTGCAACAACTACGAGGTCATCGACCTCGGGGTCATGGTCCCGCCCCAGAAGATCCTGGACACCGCCGTCGAGGTGGGTGCCGACATCATCGGTCTCTCCGGGTTGATCACCCCCTCGCTGGACGAGATGGTCACCGTGGCCACCGAGATGCAGCGCCGGGGGCTCACCATCCCGCTGCTGATCGGCGGGGCGACCACCTCACGGGCCCACACGGCGGTCAAGGTCGACCCGCGCTACGAGGGCGCCGTGGTCTGGGTCAAGGACGCCTCGCGCTCGGTGCCCACCGCGGCCGCGCTGCTGCACGCCGAGCAGCGCCCCCGGCTGATGGCCGACGTCAAGGCCGACTACGACTCGCTCCGGGCCCGCCACGCGACCAAGCACGACCGCCCGATGCTCGACCTGGAGTCGGCCCGGGAGAACCGCACGCCGGTCGAGTGGGACGGCTACACGCCGCCGGTCCCCGCACAGCCGGGCATCCACGTGCTCGAGTCGTACCCCCTCGCCGAGCTGCGCGACTACATCGACTGGCAGCCGTTCTTCAACGCCTGGGAGATGAAGGGCCGGTTCCCCGACATCCTCAACAACCCGGTCACCGGCGAGGCTGCTCGCAAGCTCTACGACGACGCGCAGGAGATGCTGGACAAGGTCATCGCCGAGGACTGGCTCACCGCAAACGCGGTGTACGGCTTCTTCCCGGCCAACGCGGTCGGCGACGACCTGGAGCTGTACGTCGACGACTCCCGGACCGACGTGCTGACCCGGCTGCACCACCTGCGGCAGCAGGGCGAGCACCGTGACGGTGTGCCCAACCGGGCGCTGTCGGACTACGTGGCGCCCCGGGAGACCGGCCTGAGCGACCACGTGGGGGGCTTCGCGGTCACCGCCGGGCTGGGCTCCGCGGCGCACATCGAGCGCTTCCGTGCCGAGCTGGACGACTACTCCGCGATCCTGCTGGAGTCGCTGGCGGACCGGCTGGCCGAGGCCTTCGCGGAGCGCCTGCACGAGCGGGTCCGCAAGGAGTTCTGGGGCCACGCCGCCGACGAGCAGCTGGCCAACCAGGACCTGATCGCCGAGCGCTACACCGGCATCCGGCCCGCGCCCGGCTACCCCGCGTGCCCGGACCACACCGAGAAGGCCGAGCTGTGGAAGCTGCTCGACGTCGAGGCGCGCACCGGCATCCAGCTCACCGAGTCGATGGCGATGTGGCCCGGTGCGGCCGTCTCCGGCTGGTACTTCTCGCACCCGCAGTCGCAGTACTTCGTCGTCGGTCGTCTCGGTCGTGACCAGGTCGCTGACTACGCCGAGCGCAAGGGCTGGACCCTGGCTGAGGCGGAGCGCTGGCTCTCGCCGAACCTGGGCTACGACCCCGAGGACTGA
- a CDS encoding PAC2 family protein yields MIEIDELTDLVNPLVIAAFEGWNDAADAASSVVSHLIDVWDATIVGAIDPEDFYDFQVNRPMMGTDERGHRRLTWPTTQIAVASPPNLDRDVILIRGIEPNMRWRQFCAELLAACDELGGELVVTLGALLADTPHTRPIPVTGTATEPDLVDRLKLEQSTYEGPTGIVGVFQDACIRLDIPAVAYWAAVPHYVAQPPCPKATLALVGQLEELLETSIPLGDLLEDARAWERGVDELAEEDEDVADYVRSLEETRDTTDLPEASGEAIAREFERYLKRRNDD; encoded by the coding sequence GTGATCGAGATCGATGAGCTGACCGATTTGGTCAACCCCCTGGTGATTGCCGCCTTCGAGGGCTGGAACGACGCCGCGGATGCCGCGTCCTCGGTCGTGTCGCACCTCATCGACGTCTGGGACGCCACGATCGTGGGGGCCATCGACCCGGAGGACTTCTACGACTTCCAGGTGAACCGTCCCATGATGGGCACCGACGAGCGGGGTCACCGCCGCCTGACCTGGCCCACCACCCAGATCGCCGTGGCGTCGCCGCCCAACCTCGACCGGGACGTGATCCTGATCCGCGGCATCGAGCCCAACATGCGCTGGCGCCAGTTCTGCGCCGAGCTCCTGGCCGCCTGCGACGAGCTCGGGGGCGAGCTGGTGGTCACGCTGGGGGCGCTCCTGGCCGACACCCCCCACACGCGTCCCATCCCGGTGACCGGGACGGCGACCGAGCCCGACCTGGTGGACCGGCTCAAGCTGGAGCAGTCGACGTACGAGGGCCCGACCGGGATCGTCGGCGTCTTCCAGGACGCCTGCATCCGGCTGGACATCCCGGCGGTCGCCTACTGGGCCGCCGTCCCGCACTACGTGGCGCAGCCGCCGTGCCCCAAGGCGACGCTGGCGCTGGTCGGCCAGCTCGAGGAGCTCCTGGAGACCAGCATCCCGCTGGGTGACCTCCTCGAGGACGCCCGGGCCTGGGAGCGCGGCGTGGACGAGCTCGCCGAGGAGGACGAGGACGTCGCCGACTACGTCCGGTCCCTGGAGGAGACGCGCGACACCACCGACCTGCCCGAGGCATCCGGCGAGGCCATCGCCCGGGAGTTCGAGCGCTACCTCAAGCGCCGCAACGACGACTGA
- the mshC gene encoding cysteine--1-D-myo-inosityl 2-amino-2-deoxy-alpha-D-glucopyranoside ligase, which yields MRAWSAPEVPVLPVVGPPVQLHDTATGRLRTSSPAGAARLYVCGITPYDATHMGHAATYVAFDLLNRAWRSAGHPVTYVQNVTDVDDPLLERADKVKIDWVELAERETELFRQDMHALRVLPPDHLVGAVESIPWAVAYIERLQAAGSIYQVESDLYFSVSADPAFGSVSGLDRAQMTPLFAERGGDPDRPGKKDPLDCVVWRGERPGEPSWDSPFGKGRPGWHIECTAISQEHLGVDFDVQGGGSDLVFPHHEMCASHAHVASGERFAQGYAHAGMVAYDGEKMSKSRGNLVFVSQLRNSDVDPMALRLVLLRHHYRSDWEWTDAALWDAVDTIQRWRKALSLGAGAPSAPVVEGVLAALAHDLDAPTAVDVVEQWVAATLGTGGLADTSDQAAGQAVHQLIDAALGLSL from the coding sequence ATGCGCGCCTGGTCTGCTCCGGAGGTCCCCGTCCTGCCTGTCGTCGGGCCCCCTGTGCAGCTCCACGACACGGCCACGGGCCGATTGCGCACCAGCAGCCCTGCCGGAGCCGCGCGGCTCTACGTGTGCGGCATCACGCCGTACGACGCCACCCACATGGGGCACGCCGCCACCTACGTGGCGTTCGACCTGCTCAACCGCGCCTGGCGCAGCGCCGGGCACCCGGTCACCTACGTGCAGAACGTGACCGACGTGGACGACCCGCTGCTCGAGCGCGCCGACAAGGTGAAGATCGACTGGGTGGAGCTCGCCGAGCGGGAGACCGAGCTGTTCCGCCAGGACATGCATGCCCTGCGGGTGCTTCCGCCCGACCACCTGGTCGGTGCGGTGGAGTCCATCCCGTGGGCGGTGGCCTACATCGAGCGGCTCCAGGCCGCCGGATCGATCTACCAGGTCGAGAGCGACCTGTACTTCTCCGTCTCCGCGGACCCCGCCTTCGGCTCGGTCTCCGGGCTGGACCGGGCACAGATGACGCCGCTGTTCGCCGAGCGCGGCGGCGACCCGGACCGCCCAGGCAAGAAGGACCCGCTCGACTGCGTGGTCTGGCGGGGCGAGCGTCCCGGCGAGCCCTCCTGGGACAGTCCCTTCGGCAAGGGCCGTCCGGGCTGGCACATCGAGTGCACCGCGATCTCCCAGGAACACCTGGGCGTCGACTTCGACGTGCAGGGCGGCGGGTCCGACCTGGTCTTCCCGCACCACGAGATGTGCGCCTCCCACGCCCACGTCGCCTCGGGTGAGCGGTTCGCCCAGGGGTACGCCCACGCCGGGATGGTGGCCTACGACGGCGAGAAGATGTCGAAGTCGCGGGGCAACCTCGTCTTCGTCTCCCAGCTGCGCAACAGCGACGTGGACCCCATGGCGCTGCGGCTGGTGCTGCTGCGCCACCACTACCGCAGCGACTGGGAGTGGACCGACGCGGCGCTGTGGGACGCGGTGGACACCATCCAGCGGTGGCGCAAGGCGCTCTCCCTGGGAGCCGGCGCCCCGTCCGCGCCGGTGGTGGAGGGCGTGCTCGCCGCGCTCGCGCACGACCTCGATGCTCCGACCGCCGTGGACGTGGTGGAGCAGTGGGTGGCAGCGACGCTCGGCACCGGGGGGCTGGCCGACACCTCCGACCAGGCGGCCGGCCAGGCGGTGCACCAGCTGATCGACGCGGCGCTCGGCCTGTCGCTGTAG
- a CDS encoding SCO1664 family protein, producing MSTAPGESRPGEVDPHRLHDGDLALHGRVMPASNATFVGEVDGVRVVYKPVAGERPLWDFPDGTLADREVAAYRVSVSLGWNVVPLTILRDGPHGPGMVQVWQEPDPEQAAVDIVDVDSRPAGYLHVFEGLDARDRPVALVHEDSAPLRRMAIFDMVVNNADRKGGHVLAMPGGHRYGVDHGVTFHVEDKLRTVLWGWAGTRVPAGDLAVVESLLGSLQGELGAELGELITPDELAALTRRCRRLLSTQRMAVPQDGWPTIPWPPF from the coding sequence GTGAGCACAGCGCCAGGGGAGTCCCGCCCGGGCGAGGTGGACCCGCACCGCCTGCACGACGGGGACCTCGCGTTGCACGGCCGGGTGATGCCGGCCTCCAACGCCACCTTCGTGGGGGAGGTGGACGGGGTCCGGGTGGTCTACAAGCCGGTGGCCGGCGAACGGCCGCTGTGGGACTTCCCGGACGGGACCCTGGCCGACCGCGAGGTGGCGGCGTACCGGGTCTCGGTCTCGCTCGGCTGGAACGTCGTGCCGCTCACCATCCTGCGCGATGGTCCGCACGGTCCGGGCATGGTGCAGGTCTGGCAGGAGCCGGATCCCGAGCAGGCGGCGGTCGACATCGTGGACGTGGACAGCCGGCCCGCGGGCTACCTGCACGTGTTCGAAGGACTGGACGCCCGGGACCGACCGGTCGCCCTGGTGCACGAGGACTCGGCGCCGCTGCGTCGGATGGCGATCTTCGACATGGTGGTCAACAACGCCGACCGCAAGGGTGGGCACGTGCTGGCCATGCCGGGGGGGCACCGCTACGGAGTCGACCACGGCGTCACCTTCCACGTCGAGGACAAGCTCCGCACCGTGCTGTGGGGCTGGGCGGGCACCCGAGTCCCAGCAGGCGACCTGGCCGTCGTGGAGTCCCTGCTCGGCAGCCTCCAGGGTGAGCTCGGCGCCGAGCTGGGGGAGCTGATCACGCCCGACGAGCTCGCGGCGCTGACCCGGCGGTGCCGCCGGTTGCTGTCCACCCAGCGGATGGCAGTGCCCCAGGACGGGTGGCCCACGATTCCCTGGCCACCCTTCTAG
- a CDS encoding DUF3090 family protein encodes MRTFFLQARADARLVSVSLEKQQVIALVERVDELLDELMAAPGQETLIPAVAPVDLQDSAPLDQPIEEEFRAGTMTLSWDPGDERVVIEVFPFSETVVVALDQVEEDFAEPEPEELLVVRISPGMARAFCARALQVVEAGRPSCPFCGNPVDPDGHLCVRANGFRRREP; translated from the coding sequence ATGCGCACCTTCTTCCTCCAGGCGCGGGCCGACGCCCGACTGGTCAGCGTGTCCCTGGAGAAGCAGCAGGTGATCGCCCTGGTGGAGCGGGTCGACGAGCTGCTCGACGAGCTGATGGCGGCCCCCGGCCAGGAGACGCTGATCCCTGCGGTGGCACCGGTGGACCTGCAGGACAGCGCCCCTCTGGACCAGCCGATCGAGGAGGAGTTCCGCGCCGGCACCATGACGCTGTCCTGGGACCCGGGCGACGAGCGGGTCGTCATCGAGGTGTTCCCGTTCTCCGAGACCGTCGTGGTCGCCCTGGACCAGGTCGAGGAGGACTTCGCCGAGCCGGAGCCCGAGGAGCTGCTCGTGGTGCGGATCTCGCCCGGCATGGCTCGGGCGTTCTGCGCCCGGGCGCTGCAGGTCGTCGAGGCCGGCCGGCCCAGCTGCCCCTTCTGCGGCAACCCCGTCGACCCGGACGGACACCTGTGCGTGCGCGCCAACGGGTTCCGTCGCCGGGAGCCGTGA
- the corA gene encoding magnesium/cobalt transporter CorA translates to MIVDNAVYRNGRRVEHDLPVHDVLGVGATREPGDFQWVGLHDPDEAQMRAVSEAFGLHHLAVEDAVHAHQRPKLELYDGMIFLVLKTLRYIDDEDAVETGEIGIFAGDDYVVTVRHGSGGDLKASRRELELRAQVLAHGPASVLYAVCDKVVDDYEAVGADLMIDVDEVETSVFSESRTDDAGRIYTLKRELAEVRRAVSPLREPLRRFVSGKVRGVPEETSPYFRDVVDHLQRVEEVVDNLDSLLSAAFESHVARISMQQNEDMRKISAGAALVVVPTLVAGIYGMNFEYMPELNWRYGYPFAIALMVSIAGGLFVWFKKSGWL, encoded by the coding sequence GTGATTGTCGACAACGCGGTGTACCGCAATGGCAGGCGGGTCGAGCACGACCTGCCCGTGCACGACGTGCTGGGGGTCGGCGCGACCCGTGAGCCCGGTGACTTCCAGTGGGTAGGCCTGCACGATCCGGACGAGGCGCAGATGCGGGCGGTCTCCGAAGCCTTCGGTCTGCACCACCTGGCCGTCGAGGATGCGGTCCACGCTCACCAGCGACCCAAGCTCGAGCTCTACGACGGCATGATCTTCCTGGTGCTCAAGACGCTTCGGTACATCGACGACGAGGACGCGGTGGAGACCGGTGAGATCGGGATCTTCGCCGGGGACGACTACGTGGTCACCGTGCGCCACGGCTCAGGTGGCGATCTGAAGGCCTCCCGTCGCGAGCTGGAGCTTCGAGCCCAGGTGCTGGCACACGGACCCGCATCCGTCCTGTACGCCGTCTGCGACAAGGTGGTCGACGACTACGAAGCGGTCGGTGCGGATCTGATGATCGACGTCGACGAGGTCGAGACCAGCGTGTTCTCGGAGTCCCGCACGGACGACGCGGGCCGGATCTACACCCTCAAGCGGGAGCTGGCGGAGGTCAGACGGGCGGTGAGTCCGTTGCGGGAGCCGTTGCGCCGTTTCGTCAGCGGCAAGGTGAGGGGTGTCCCCGAGGAGACCAGCCCCTACTTCCGGGACGTCGTCGACCACCTCCAGCGGGTGGAGGAGGTCGTGGACAACCTCGACAGCTTGCTCTCGGCAGCCTTCGAGTCCCACGTCGCCAGGATCTCCATGCAGCAGAACGAAGACATGCGCAAGATCTCGGCAGGAGCTGCACTGGTGGTGGTGCCCACGCTCGTCGCCGGAATCTACGGGATGAACTTCGAGTACATGCCGGAGCTGAATTGGCGCTACGGCTACCCGTTCGCCATCGCGCTGATGGTCAGTATCGCCGGGGGCCTGTTCGTGTGGTTCAAGAAGTCCGGCTGGCTCTGA
- a CDS encoding undecaprenyl-diphosphate phosphatase: MWDLLKAVALGTIQGLTEFLPISSSAHLRIFPELFGWGDPGAAFTAVIQIGTELAVLIYFRKDIWSIGTAWVKSIFKPEFRGTLETRMGWYIIIGSLPIVVLGVLLKDLIERDFRNLWITGTALIVLGVVLGVADRFSRGEKPIKKLSLRDAVLMGLAQAMALIPGVSRSGATISMGRFLGFEREAATRFAFLLAIPAVVGAGLFELKEIPHGENTYGWAPTITATVVSFVVGYAAIAWLLRYVSTRSYTPFVIYRVLLGAATLVLLWAGVLSS; the protein is encoded by the coding sequence ATGTGGGATCTCCTCAAGGCCGTTGCCCTCGGAACCATCCAGGGGCTCACGGAGTTCCTGCCGATCTCCAGCAGCGCGCACCTGCGGATCTTCCCCGAGCTCTTCGGCTGGGGGGACCCCGGAGCGGCGTTCACCGCGGTGATCCAGATCGGGACCGAGCTGGCAGTGCTGATCTACTTCCGCAAGGACATCTGGAGCATCGGCACCGCCTGGGTGAAATCGATCTTCAAGCCGGAGTTCCGCGGCACGCTCGAGACCCGGATGGGCTGGTACATCATCATCGGCTCGCTGCCGATCGTGGTCCTCGGAGTGCTCCTCAAGGACCTCATCGAACGAGACTTCCGCAACCTGTGGATCACCGGCACGGCGCTGATCGTGCTCGGGGTCGTGCTGGGCGTCGCGGACCGCTTCAGCAGGGGCGAGAAGCCGATCAAGAAGCTCTCGCTCCGCGACGCGGTCCTGATGGGCCTGGCCCAGGCGATGGCGCTGATCCCGGGCGTCTCCCGCTCCGGTGCGACCATCTCCATGGGCCGCTTCCTGGGCTTCGAGCGCGAGGCCGCCACCCGGTTCGCCTTCCTGCTGGCCATCCCGGCCGTGGTGGGGGCGGGGCTGTTCGAGCTCAAGGAGATCCCGCACGGGGAGAACACCTACGGCTGGGCTCCGACGATCACCGCCACCGTCGTCTCCTTCGTGGTCGGGTACGCCGCCATCGCCTGGCTGCTGCGCTACGTCTCCACCCGCTCCTACACGCCGTTCGTCATCTACCGAGTGCTGCTGGGCGCCGCCACCCTGGTGCTGCTCTGGGCCGGCGTGCTCAGCTCCTGA
- a CDS encoding DUF5703 family protein gives MSQALRRPPRPGVEWEFDTVTYSREFSRNAVTRMLVERAELGGWELARLRIAADGTRRVVLRRKIIRQARPRMYY, from the coding sequence ATGAGTCAAGCACTGCGCCGTCCGCCCCGGCCCGGGGTGGAGTGGGAGTTCGACACGGTGACCTACTCGCGGGAGTTCTCACGCAACGCCGTCACCCGGATGCTGGTCGAACGCGCTGAGCTGGGGGGCTGGGAGCTGGCTCGGCTACGGATAGCCGCGGACGGCACCCGTCGGGTGGTGCTGCGGCGCAAGATCATCCGCCAGGCCCGCCCGAGGATGTACTACTGA